The following proteins are co-located in the Triticum aestivum cultivar Chinese Spring chromosome 1A, IWGSC CS RefSeq v2.1, whole genome shotgun sequence genome:
- the LOC123055273 gene encoding uncharacterized protein At4g15545 → MSDEGEDAPVAAVAAGFGLPEELAAVLPADPFEQLDVARKITSIALASRVGRLEAEAAGLRAQLARRDDAAEDLRERVEQLESALALATDRLSRAEDDKETLLKEKATLSNTVNKLNRDVAKLEVFKKTLMQSLQEDDDKPNIPKAKLTETSNFSPAPSVGDDDSAFTTSKSSQLFETASSASEESSHAEPDEPRPPRSHVYMPSYNSTPKLTPPGSPPRGYAPLSPPRRHSISIASMNRLDDRSSVFSSSHSAMTSPFDTPSPTGRTRVDGKEFFRQVRNRLSYEQFSAFLANVKELNAHKQTREDTLRKADAIFGPENSDLYTIFESLITRTHH, encoded by the exons ATGTCGGACGAGGGGGAGGACGCGCCCGTGGCGGCCGTGGCGGCGGGCTTCGGGCTGCCGGAGGAGCTGGCGGCCGTGCTGCCGGCGGACCCGTTCGAGCAGCTGGACGTGGCGCGCAAGATCACCTCCATCGCGCTCGCGTCCCGCGTCGGCCGCCTCGAGGCGGAGGCCGCGGGGCTCCGCGCGCAGCTCGCCCGGCGCGACGACGCCGCCGAGGACCTCCGCGAGCGCGTCGAGCAGCTCGAATCCGCGCTCGCGCTCGCCACCGACCGCCTCAGCCGCGCCGAGGACGACAAG GAGACGCTGCTGAAAGAGAAGGCGACGCTGTCAAACACCGTCAACAAGCTCAACAGAGATGTCGCCAAG TTGGAAGTTTTCAAGAAGACGCTTATGCAGTCACTTCAGGAAGATGATGACAAACCA AACATTCCCAAGGCTAAGCTCACCGAAACATCGAATTTCTCCCCCGCGCCATCTGTCGGAG ATGACGATTCAGCATTTACAACTTCTAAATCATCACAGTTGTTTGAAACTGCAAGTTCTGCTTCAGAGGAAAGTAGCCATGCTGAGCCAGATG AACCTAGGCCACCCCGCTCGCATGTATATATGCCATCGTACAACAGTACACCAAAGCTTACTCCTCCAGGCTCACCTCCAAGGGGTTATGCACCACTTTCACCACCAAGGAGACATTCAATCTCGATTGCGTCAATGAACAGGCTCGATGACAGGTCTTCGGTCTTTTCCAGTAGCCATAGCGCAATGACATCTCCATTTGACACACCAAGTCCAACAG GACGAACACGAGTTGATGGGAAAGAGTTCTTTCGCCAAGTCAG AAACCGCTTGTCTTATGAGCAGTTCAGCGCATTCCTAGCCAATGTGAAGGAACTGAATGCACACAAGCAGACCAGAGAG GATACACTAAGAAAAGCTGATGCGATATTTGGACCTGAAAACAGTGACTTGTACACCATCTTTGAGAGTCTAATTACTCGCACTCATCATTAG